One genomic segment of Nonomuraea coxensis DSM 45129 includes these proteins:
- a CDS encoding glycerophosphodiester phosphodiesterase → MRTRTGAVSLAVAVAVTVPAAGLPAHAARAAVACPQVFGHGGYPTGADPWERDKIRQPNNPRALDDQKSWGADGVEGDVQLTRQGTKAVMWHNTSTNGLTGARQNITDLWWAAGTGNLRSRTITRGPYTGERVYTLREWLDQVRSRGLVALLEIKPETKPILSSATYATAAWKEISDPIKERQGAQRILVYSTDTWIQAELAERHPTLLKGGAARWTDSVAWEEPPPSWTGNTARWQSVLAAAPASVMTNYTKEYRAWLKGACA, encoded by the coding sequence ATGAGAACGAGGACCGGAGCGGTGTCGCTGGCCGTGGCGGTGGCCGTGACGGTCCCGGCCGCCGGGCTTCCCGCCCACGCCGCCCGCGCGGCCGTCGCCTGCCCTCAGGTCTTCGGCCACGGCGGTTACCCGACCGGCGCCGACCCCTGGGAGCGGGACAAGATCCGCCAGCCCAACAACCCGCGGGCACTCGACGACCAGAAGAGCTGGGGCGCCGACGGGGTCGAGGGCGACGTGCAGCTCACCAGGCAGGGCACCAAGGCCGTCATGTGGCACAACACCTCCACCAACGGCCTGACCGGCGCCAGGCAGAACATCACCGACCTCTGGTGGGCCGCCGGCACCGGCAACCTGCGCAGCCGCACCATCACGCGCGGCCCCTACACCGGCGAGCGGGTCTACACGCTGCGCGAATGGCTGGACCAGGTGCGCTCACGCGGCCTGGTCGCCCTCCTGGAGATCAAGCCCGAGACGAAGCCGATCCTGTCCAGCGCCACCTACGCGACCGCCGCCTGGAAGGAGATCTCCGACCCGATCAAGGAGCGGCAGGGCGCGCAGCGCATCCTGGTCTACTCGACCGACACGTGGATCCAGGCCGAGCTGGCCGAGCGCCACCCCACGCTGCTCAAGGGCGGCGCGGCCCGCTGGACCGACAGCGTGGCCTGGGAGGAGCCGCCGCCGTCCTGGACCGGCAACACCGCCCGCTGGCAGAGCGTCCTCGCCGCGGCCCCGGCGAGCGTGATGACCAACTACACCAAGGAGTACCGGGCCTGGCTCAAGGGCGCGTGCGCCTGA
- a CDS encoding isochorismatase family protein: MSRPHEEVFGRSLEFGERPALILVDLMRAYFEPGAELYMGSRDCLGSAARVLAAARAAGTPVVHTRVAYGPGGVDGGLFFRKVAPLRHLVGDGPLGALMPEVAPAPDELVIVKQYASAFFGTALAAALTASRVDTLVICGVSTSGCVRATAVDAVQHGFVPIVVRQAVGDRDPGPHEASLFDIQAKYGEVWDEAATVARLRR; this comes from the coding sequence GTGAGCAGGCCGCACGAGGAGGTGTTCGGGCGCTCGCTGGAGTTCGGCGAGCGCCCGGCGCTCATCCTCGTCGATCTGATGCGGGCCTACTTCGAGCCGGGCGCGGAGCTCTACATGGGCTCGCGGGACTGCCTCGGCTCGGCGGCCCGGGTGCTGGCCGCCGCCCGCGCGGCCGGGACGCCGGTCGTGCACACGCGGGTGGCGTACGGGCCGGGCGGCGTGGACGGCGGCCTGTTCTTCCGCAAGGTCGCGCCGCTGCGGCACCTGGTCGGCGACGGGCCGCTCGGCGCGCTCATGCCCGAGGTCGCGCCCGCGCCGGACGAGCTGGTGATCGTCAAGCAGTACGCCAGCGCGTTCTTCGGCACCGCGCTCGCCGCCGCGCTGACCGCCTCGCGGGTGGACACGCTGGTCATCTGCGGGGTGTCGACCAGCGGCTGCGTGCGGGCGACGGCGGTGGACGCCGTCCAGCACGGGTTCGTGCCGATCGTGGTGAGGCAGGCCGTGGGCGACCGCGACCCCGGCCCGCACGAGGCGTCGCTGTTCGACATCCAGGCGAAGTACGGCGAGGTCTGGGACGAGGCCGCCACCGTCGCCCGCCTGCGCCGCTGA
- a CDS encoding hydantoinase B/oxoprolinase family protein — MMAQIIETATEPLARVAVDPVTLDIVENALRNARHEMDEVLFRTALSPGIREQHDEFPLIGDPSGRMVVGQFGLSIPALLDRYDGTIEEGDVLLTSDPYSCDGAISHANDWLVVMPIYVDGRVVGWASMFGHMSDVGGKTACSMPTDARTIFEEGVVIPPVKLYAKGVLNEDVLRVILNQVRQPDWNRADLNGIVAACRTASRRIQELCARFGAETYTSALEALLKRNYDAMKVLLTTLFEDGETLTFSDYICDDGRGNGPYKLVLSLTRTGEKVLLDFTGSAPQAEGPINYYINENLARMFFGIYLITVADPQILWNDGFYPLVDVHIPEGSFWKPRYPAALNGRNHGIGRIFDLFGGLLGQKTPDLLNAAGFSSSPHFMYAGDGFQLYSIGFGGIPGRPIGDGPDGHSLWPSFTNIPCEFLESYYPLRIERWETVADTGGAGLHRGGNGVDVAYRFLEPGTIAIHDDRWLTYPWGVNGGEPGARGRKWIERAGGGTEILPSKVHDVEVRPGDVLHFVTWGGGGWGDPLARDPGLVGLEVRRGLVTAEGARRYGVVCAEDGAVDEAATAALRERLRSGRGELPVFDMGPPLDEILARCEEETGLPAPTPPVRV; from the coding sequence ATGATGGCCCAGATCATCGAGACCGCGACGGAGCCGCTCGCCCGCGTCGCCGTCGATCCCGTCACGCTCGACATCGTCGAGAACGCCCTGCGCAACGCCCGCCACGAGATGGACGAGGTGCTCTTCCGCACCGCGCTCTCGCCCGGCATCCGGGAGCAGCACGACGAGTTCCCGCTGATCGGCGACCCGTCGGGCCGCATGGTCGTCGGGCAGTTCGGGCTCTCCATCCCGGCCCTGCTCGACCGTTACGACGGGACGATCGAGGAGGGCGACGTGCTGCTCACCTCCGACCCGTACTCGTGCGACGGCGCGATCAGCCACGCCAACGACTGGCTGGTGGTCATGCCGATCTACGTGGACGGCCGGGTGGTCGGCTGGGCGTCGATGTTCGGTCACATGTCCGACGTCGGCGGCAAGACCGCCTGCTCGATGCCGACGGACGCGCGCACCATCTTCGAGGAGGGCGTGGTCATCCCGCCCGTCAAGCTGTACGCGAAGGGCGTGCTGAACGAGGACGTGCTGCGCGTCATCCTCAACCAGGTGCGCCAGCCCGACTGGAACCGCGCCGACCTCAACGGCATCGTGGCCGCCTGCCGCACCGCCTCGCGGCGCATCCAGGAGCTGTGCGCCCGCTTCGGCGCCGAGACCTACACCTCGGCGCTGGAGGCGCTGCTGAAGCGCAACTACGACGCCATGAAGGTGCTGCTCACCACGCTGTTCGAGGACGGCGAGACGCTCACCTTCAGCGACTACATCTGCGACGACGGGCGCGGGAACGGGCCCTACAAGCTGGTGCTGTCGCTGACGCGCACGGGCGAGAAGGTGCTGCTGGACTTCACCGGCAGCGCCCCGCAGGCCGAGGGGCCGATCAACTACTACATCAACGAGAACCTCGCCCGGATGTTCTTCGGCATCTACCTGATCACGGTGGCCGATCCGCAGATCCTCTGGAACGACGGCTTCTACCCGCTGGTGGACGTGCACATCCCCGAGGGCAGCTTCTGGAAGCCGCGCTACCCCGCCGCGCTGAACGGCCGCAACCACGGCATCGGGCGCATCTTCGACCTGTTCGGCGGGCTGCTCGGGCAGAAGACGCCCGACCTGCTGAACGCGGCGGGCTTCTCCTCCTCTCCGCACTTCATGTACGCGGGCGACGGCTTCCAGCTCTACTCGATCGGCTTCGGCGGCATCCCCGGCCGGCCGATCGGCGACGGGCCGGACGGGCACTCGCTGTGGCCGTCGTTCACGAACATCCCGTGCGAGTTCCTGGAGTCGTACTACCCGCTGCGGATCGAGCGGTGGGAGACGGTGGCCGACACCGGCGGCGCGGGCCTGCACCGGGGCGGCAACGGTGTGGACGTCGCCTACCGCTTCCTCGAACCCGGCACGATCGCCATCCACGATGACCGCTGGCTCACCTACCCGTGGGGCGTCAACGGCGGCGAGCCGGGGGCGCGCGGACGCAAGTGGATCGAGCGGGCCGGCGGTGGGACCGAGATCCTGCCGAGCAAGGTCCACGACGTGGAGGTGCGTCCCGGCGACGTGCTGCACTTCGTCACCTGGGGCGGCGGCGGGTGGGGCGACCCGCTGGCCCGCGATCCCGGCCTGGTGGGCCTGGAGGTGCGGCGCGGGCTGGTCACCGCCGAGGGCGCGCGCCGCTACGGCGTGGTGTGCGCCGAGGACGGCGCCGTGGACGAGGCGGCGACCGCCGCGCTGCGCGAACGGCTGAGGTCCGGGCGGGGCGAGCTGCCGGTGTTCGACATGGGGCCGCCCCTCGACGAGATCCTCGCCCGCTGCGAGGAGGAGACCGGCCTGCCGGCGCCGACGCCGCCGGTCCGCGTGTGA
- a CDS encoding hydantoinase/oxoprolinase family protein: MRYRLGVDVGGTFTDILLIDEHSGRSYRAKTASTPHDQSIGVLAGLEKVCAEAGVEPAAIGEILHGTTVATNAVLEGKGARVGLVTTAGFRQVLQIARSYVPGGLAGWIIWPKPEPLAALEDTIEAVERIAADGSVVTPLDEDDLRRKLRGLRGVEALAVCLLHSYADDAHERRVAELAAEELPGVPVSISSAVLPEMREYERAITTVANAYVQPQVAGYVDNLAAKAAAGGVDGQLYVLRSDGGLASTAGAAESPVNLLLSGPAGGVTGAAWFAGQAGFPDFLTFDMGGTSTDVALVQGLRPRIGRETRVGDLVVRSASVDVRTVGAGGGSIAHVPPLTRALRVGPQSAGAVPGPAAYGRGGEEPTVTDANVVLGYLPARLAGGEIELDRERSRAAVARLAEAMGLPSAEAAAQGIVDIVNENMFGALRLVSVQQGYDPRDFALVAFGGAGPLHANALGRLTGAWPVIIPPSPGVLCAYGDATTSLRDEAARTYVRRFSQLTDTELKELLAELAETATRGLDAEVAEVGYQVDVRYHGQGFEIPITVGLDTGLEELGRLFDAEHERLFSFLLSNEHELVSARATVSGPRPNVRPVRLEPATADPEPVGRHEVWIDGGWTTAAEYDRATLRAGSVITGPAIVVEMDSTTLILPGHAARVHDSGCLLIRPLEA, encoded by the coding sequence ATGCGTTACCGCCTCGGCGTGGACGTCGGAGGAACCTTCACCGACATCCTGCTCATCGACGAGCACTCCGGGCGCAGCTATCGCGCCAAAACCGCTTCGACCCCCCATGACCAGTCGATCGGCGTCCTCGCCGGTCTCGAGAAGGTGTGCGCCGAGGCGGGCGTCGAGCCCGCCGCGATCGGCGAGATCCTGCACGGCACCACGGTCGCCACGAACGCCGTCCTGGAGGGCAAGGGAGCCAGGGTCGGCCTGGTCACCACCGCCGGGTTCCGGCAGGTGCTGCAGATCGCCCGCTCCTACGTGCCCGGCGGCCTGGCCGGCTGGATCATCTGGCCCAAGCCCGAGCCGCTGGCCGCCCTGGAGGACACGATCGAGGCGGTCGAGCGGATCGCCGCCGACGGCTCGGTCGTCACCCCGCTCGACGAGGACGACCTGCGGCGCAAGCTGCGCGGCCTGCGCGGCGTCGAGGCGCTGGCCGTCTGCCTGCTCCACTCGTACGCCGACGACGCGCACGAGCGCCGGGTCGCCGAGCTCGCCGCCGAGGAGCTGCCCGGCGTGCCGGTCTCGATCTCCTCGGCGGTGCTGCCCGAGATGCGCGAGTACGAGCGCGCCATCACGACCGTGGCCAACGCCTACGTGCAGCCGCAGGTCGCCGGCTACGTCGACAACCTGGCGGCCAAGGCCGCGGCGGGCGGCGTGGACGGCCAGCTCTACGTGCTGCGCAGCGACGGCGGCCTGGCGTCGACGGCGGGCGCGGCGGAGAGCCCGGTCAACCTGCTGCTGTCCGGCCCGGCGGGCGGCGTGACCGGCGCCGCCTGGTTCGCCGGGCAGGCAGGGTTCCCCGACTTCCTCACCTTCGACATGGGCGGCACCTCCACGGACGTGGCGCTCGTGCAGGGGCTGCGCCCGCGGATCGGCCGCGAGACGCGGGTCGGCGACCTGGTGGTGCGCTCCGCGTCGGTGGACGTGCGCACGGTCGGCGCCGGCGGCGGCTCGATCGCGCACGTCCCCCCGCTGACCCGCGCGCTGCGGGTCGGGCCGCAGTCGGCGGGGGCCGTGCCCGGCCCGGCCGCCTACGGCCGCGGCGGCGAGGAGCCGACGGTGACCGACGCCAACGTGGTGCTCGGCTACCTGCCGGCCCGGCTGGCGGGCGGCGAGATCGAGCTCGACAGGGAACGCTCCCGGGCGGCGGTCGCGCGGCTGGCGGAGGCCATGGGCCTGCCGTCGGCGGAGGCCGCCGCCCAGGGGATCGTGGACATCGTCAACGAGAACATGTTCGGCGCGCTCCGGCTGGTCTCCGTCCAGCAGGGCTACGACCCGCGTGACTTCGCGCTGGTGGCCTTCGGCGGGGCGGGGCCGCTGCACGCCAACGCGCTGGGCCGGCTGACCGGCGCGTGGCCGGTCATCATCCCGCCGTCGCCCGGGGTGCTGTGCGCGTACGGCGACGCCACCACGAGCCTGCGCGACGAGGCCGCGCGCACCTACGTGCGGCGTTTCTCCCAGCTCACCGACACCGAGCTCAAGGAGCTGCTCGCCGAGCTCGCCGAGACCGCGACCCGTGGCCTCGACGCCGAGGTGGCCGAGGTCGGCTATCAGGTGGACGTCCGCTACCACGGCCAGGGCTTCGAGATCCCGATCACCGTCGGCCTGGACACCGGCCTGGAGGAGCTGGGCCGGCTGTTCGACGCCGAGCACGAGCGGCTGTTCTCCTTCCTGCTGAGCAACGAGCACGAGCTGGTCAGCGCCCGCGCCACGGTGAGCGGGCCCCGCCCCAACGTCCGGCCGGTCCGGCTGGAGCCGGCCACCGCCGACCCCGAACCCGTGGGCCGGCACGAGGTGTGGATCGACGGCGGCTGGACCACCGCCGCCGAGTACGACCGGGCGACGCTTCGCGCGGGATCGGTGATCACCGGCCCCGCGATCGTCGTCGAGATGGACTCCACCACGCTGATCCTGCCCGGGCACGCGGCGCGCGTGCACGACAGCGGCTGCCTGCTGATCCGCCCCCTGGAGGCATGA
- a CDS encoding CaiB/BaiF CoA transferase family protein translates to MRGLPLGDVRVVELGQLLAGPFCGQLLGDFGAEVIKVEDPRKGDPMRQWGREKPHGKSLWWPVVARNKKSVTCDLRTPEGQELVRRLVAKSDVLLENFRPGTLERWGLGPERLHELNPRLVITRVTGYGQTGPYAPRAGYGSIGEAMGGIRYVTGDPSLPPSRAGISLGDSLAATYACLGTLVALHERERSGRGQVVDSAIYESVLAMMESLLPEWQQAGYQRERTGAVLPNVSPSNVYPTADGDSVLIAANQDSVFTRLAAVMGRPELAEDERYATHAARGVNMAELDSLIAAWSATLPAQDLLDLLHAGGVPAGRIYRAADMFADPHFAAREAIVRVPHPDFGELAMQNVAPKLSETPGSVRSAGPELGRHNHEIYHGLLGLTPEETDRLSADGII, encoded by the coding sequence ATGAGGGGACTGCCGCTCGGCGACGTCCGGGTCGTCGAACTCGGTCAGCTGCTGGCCGGGCCGTTCTGCGGCCAGTTGCTCGGCGACTTCGGCGCCGAGGTGATCAAGGTCGAGGATCCGCGCAAGGGCGACCCCATGCGCCAGTGGGGCAGGGAGAAGCCGCACGGCAAGTCCCTGTGGTGGCCGGTCGTGGCCCGCAACAAGAAGTCGGTGACCTGCGACCTGCGCACCCCCGAGGGCCAGGAGCTCGTCCGCCGTCTGGTCGCGAAGTCCGACGTGCTGCTGGAGAACTTCCGCCCCGGCACGCTGGAGCGCTGGGGCCTCGGCCCCGAGCGGCTGCACGAGCTCAACCCCCGGCTCGTCATCACGCGGGTGACCGGCTACGGCCAGACCGGCCCGTACGCCCCCCGCGCGGGATACGGCTCGATCGGCGAGGCCATGGGCGGCATCCGGTACGTCACCGGCGACCCGTCGCTGCCCCCGTCGCGGGCCGGCATCTCGCTGGGCGACTCGCTGGCCGCCACGTACGCCTGCCTCGGCACGCTGGTCGCGCTGCACGAGCGCGAGCGCAGCGGCCGCGGCCAGGTCGTCGACTCGGCGATCTACGAGTCGGTGCTGGCCATGATGGAGTCGCTGCTGCCGGAGTGGCAGCAGGCCGGCTACCAGCGGGAACGCACCGGCGCCGTGCTGCCGAACGTCTCACCCAGCAACGTCTACCCCACCGCGGACGGCGACAGCGTCCTCATCGCGGCCAACCAGGACAGCGTGTTCACGCGCCTGGCCGCCGTGATGGGCCGCCCGGAGCTGGCGGAGGACGAGCGCTACGCCACCCACGCCGCCCGCGGCGTGAACATGGCCGAGCTGGACTCCCTCATCGCGGCCTGGTCGGCGACGCTGCCCGCCCAGGACCTGCTCGACCTGCTGCACGCGGGAGGGGTGCCGGCCGGGCGGATCTACCGCGCGGCCGACATGTTCGCCGACCCGCACTTCGCCGCCCGCGAGGCCATCGTCCGCGTCCCGCACCCCGACTTCGGGGAGCTGGCCATGCAGAACGTCGCGCCGAAGCTGTCGGAGACCCCCGGCTCGGTCCGGTCCGCCGGACCGGAGCTGGGCCGGCACAACCACGAGATCTACCACGGCCTGCTCGGCCTCACCCCGGAGGAGACGGACCGCCTCTCGGCCGACGGGATCATCTAG
- a CDS encoding GntR family transcriptional regulator, giving the protein MSAVDDLRSLILGGQYAPGDRLAEVELAEALGVSRTPVREALRRLAAEGLVELIANKGARVVEYPRDDLESIFELRARIEGLAARQAALAAAPEDADRLHAIAVELREHADRDDLDAVYRLNADFHQGLVRLGGSTLLAQQISMLIHSPVLLRTYGAFDKEAMDRSTGHHLEIAAAVRAGDPEWAEAVMRAHLFSARASLLGPRHQEGKR; this is encoded by the coding sequence ATGTCGGCCGTAGATGACCTCAGAAGCCTCATCCTGGGCGGCCAGTACGCCCCAGGAGACCGGCTGGCCGAGGTCGAGCTGGCCGAGGCACTCGGCGTCAGCCGCACCCCCGTGCGGGAGGCGTTGCGCCGGCTGGCCGCGGAAGGGCTGGTCGAGCTCATCGCCAACAAGGGCGCCAGGGTCGTCGAGTACCCCCGCGACGACCTGGAGTCGATCTTCGAGCTGAGGGCCAGGATCGAGGGGCTGGCCGCCCGCCAGGCGGCGCTCGCCGCCGCCCCGGAGGACGCCGACCGGCTGCACGCCATCGCCGTGGAGCTGCGCGAGCACGCCGACCGGGACGACCTCGACGCCGTCTACCGGCTCAACGCCGACTTCCACCAGGGCCTGGTCAGGCTCGGCGGCAGCACCCTGCTCGCCCAGCAGATCAGCATGCTCATCCACTCCCCCGTCCTGCTGCGCACCTACGGCGCGTTCGACAAGGAGGCGATGGACCGCAGCACCGGCCACCATCTCGAGATCGCGGCGGCCGTCCGCGCCGGCGACCCCGAGTGGGCGGAGGCGGTCATGCGGGCTCACCTGTTCTCGGCCCGCGCGTCGTTGCTGGGCCCTCGCCACCAGGAAGGGAAACGATGA
- a CDS encoding hydroxymethylglutaryl-CoA lyase has translation MTLEVIEVGPRDGLQNEPVPVPTDAKITYLEALVAAGVRRIEAVSFVHPGRVPQMADAERVMARAPRVPGLRYAGLVLNERGLDRALETGVDEVNVVVVATETFSLRNQGMPVERAVETFGAVAARARAAGLGVTLTVGAAFGCPFEGEVDPGRVAELVARCPEAQEVALADTIGVGTPADVRRLTAAVREVTAAPLRFHFHNTRSTGYANAVAAMETGAAALDASAGGIGGCPFAPEATGNIATEDLVYLLERMGVSTGIALPAVAGAGLGIGRSLGKQVPAQLGRVAAWPP, from the coding sequence ATGACGCTGGAAGTCATCGAGGTCGGCCCTCGGGACGGCCTGCAGAACGAGCCCGTGCCGGTGCCCACCGACGCCAAGATCACGTATCTGGAGGCGTTGGTGGCCGCGGGCGTGCGCCGCATCGAGGCGGTCAGCTTCGTCCATCCCGGCCGCGTGCCGCAGATGGCCGACGCCGAGCGGGTCATGGCCCGCGCGCCGCGCGTGCCCGGCCTGCGCTACGCGGGCCTGGTGCTGAACGAACGCGGCCTGGACCGGGCGCTGGAGACCGGCGTGGACGAGGTCAACGTCGTGGTCGTGGCGACCGAGACGTTCTCGCTGCGCAACCAGGGCATGCCGGTGGAGCGGGCGGTGGAGACCTTCGGGGCCGTCGCCGCGCGGGCCCGCGCCGCCGGGCTCGGCGTGACGCTGACCGTGGGGGCGGCCTTCGGCTGCCCGTTCGAGGGCGAGGTGGACCCCGGCCGGGTGGCCGAGCTGGTGGCGCGCTGCCCGGAGGCGCAGGAGGTGGCGCTGGCGGACACGATCGGCGTGGGCACCCCGGCCGACGTCCGCCGCCTGACCGCCGCGGTGCGCGAGGTCACCGCCGCGCCGCTGCGCTTCCACTTCCACAACACCCGCAGCACCGGGTACGCCAACGCGGTGGCCGCGATGGAGACCGGGGCGGCGGCCCTGGACGCCAGCGCGGGCGGCATCGGCGGCTGCCCCTTCGCGCCGGAGGCGACCGGCAACATCGCCACCGAGGACCTGGTCTACCTGCTGGAGCGGATGGGAGTCAGCACCGGCATCGCCCTGCCGGCCGTGGCGGGGGCGGGGCTGGGGATCGGGCGGAGCCTGGGCAAGCAGGTCCCGGCTCAGCTCGGCCGGGTCGCCGCCTGGCCGCCCTGA
- the rraA gene encoding ribonuclease E activity regulator RraA produces the protein MTIVTADLYDEHGDQLDSCHLQLRQYGGRRAFSGRIATVRCHEDNALLKSVLSEPGEGRVLVVDGGGSLRAALLGDVIAGIAVASGWAGVVINGAVRDVAALRDLDLGVKALGSNPRKSAKEGTGERDVPVTFGDAVFHPGAELFSDEDGILVTRP, from the coding sequence ATGACCATCGTCACCGCCGACCTGTACGACGAGCACGGCGACCAGCTCGACTCCTGCCACCTGCAACTGCGCCAGTACGGCGGCCGCCGCGCCTTCTCCGGCCGGATCGCGACCGTCCGCTGCCACGAGGACAACGCCCTGCTCAAGTCGGTGCTGTCCGAGCCCGGCGAGGGGCGCGTGCTGGTCGTGGACGGCGGCGGCTCCCTGCGCGCCGCGCTCCTGGGCGACGTCATCGCGGGCATCGCGGTGGCGAGCGGCTGGGCCGGCGTGGTGATCAACGGCGCGGTCCGCGACGTCGCCGCCCTCCGCGACCTGGACCTCGGCGTCAAGGCGCTCGGCTCGAACCCGCGCAAGAGCGCCAAGGAGGGCACGGGCGAGCGCGACGTCCCGGTCACCTTCGGCGACGCCGTCTTCCATCCAGGGGCCGAGCTCTTCTCCGACGAGGACGGCATCCTCGTCACCCGCCCCTGA